Sequence from the Equus asinus isolate D_3611 breed Donkey chromosome 5, EquAss-T2T_v2, whole genome shotgun sequence genome:
GGCAAGGAAGGCCCTTGGGTACCACCCCTCACACACAAGTTTTTCATTCTGATGACTGGCCCTGAGGAATTCAGAGTGGTCGTTTGTGAATACTGTCCCACCTTAGCCTACTGGGCCACTCTGACTCGTGGTTCAGAACCTAGGGCAGATCAGAAATCACAAGTGGTCCTGGTCTTAGCCAAGCATGATGATGTCTCTTCTACCCCTGTTGTGTGCCCTCCATGCCCAGTGGATCTGAGTTCAGCCAGCGAGGATGACTTCGACAGTGAGGACAGCGAGCAGGAGCTGAAGGGATACGCCTGCCGCCACTGCTTCACCACCAGTAAGTAGGGCTGGGTGGGGCAGTGGGGGCCTTCACTGGAGCAGGCCAGGCTCAGACACTTGCAGGTTCAGAACATTCATGAATCAAATTGGAGACCTGCCAAGGTAGTAATTGATTTGACATTTGCATTGTGTTTCAGGGTTACTTGAAAAAGctgaaaatctttattttactaCACTCCCCTGTTTAGTAGTCAGTTTGGAGTACCGACCAGTGCATAGGACACACTTGTTCAAGGtcagggtgggtgggtggtgcCTGTCTTTTTCCTGGGAGCCTGCTGGGTACCCCGAGATGAGGTAGGGTAGTTGATATTCCTGAAATCCTCGCTCACCCTGGGAGAGAGCAGGGTAGCACCAGCACCTGAGCTGTCCAAGTGACAGGTGTGTCTGTCTGAGCCCAGTGCTGCATGGTTCTTATGGCACCAGGGTCAACTGAGCCCACAGAAGGGCCCCCCACTCAGATGTCCCCAAGGACGTTGGTTTTCTAGgttgacccccccacccccaccccaaccccacttACCTCATGCAGCCTCCAAAGACTGGCACCACGGAGGCCGAGAGAACATCCTGCTCTGCACAGACTGCCGCATCCACTTCAAGAAATACGGCGAGCTTCCGCCCATCGAGAAGCCTGTGGACCCCCCACCATTTATGTTCAAACCTGTCAAAGAGGAAGATGATGGGCTCAGTGGGAAACATAGCATGAGGACGCGGCGGAGTCGTGGCTCGGTGAGTCCCCACAGCCAGCAACCTGAGCCTCTGGCAGCCCTGACTACTTCTCCAGGTTACTAGGATGCTGGGGTCTGTGCCCAccaggaggaagacaggaagtgTTTCATTTTAGGTAAAGAAGCAGATCCCTTGAGGTGAAATGAGAGGCCCAAAGGCATTAGTTTTGCCTCTGGGGCTGGGAAGAGCCCTGTTCTCTCCTGCCCTCACATTTTCCTTGGGGAGTCAGTGAGGTGCATTGGTCTTGGTTTCTGGCTCAGTGCAGGCTCTCCAAGTCCTTTACACCTTCCTCTGGCACGTGGGCTTGTCACTTCTAGTGTGGCATATCTCTGCTATTTAAAACTTGcaggctttttttaaaatatttgatccagttttggaaacTTCAGGTACATTTTTCTACTCGCTTTACAGCCCCTTCCATACAGAAACTGTTTCCCAGGTTGGAAATGTAGCAGGGACCTTTGAGAGTGAACGTTTTCCCAGGCTGGGGGCTGAGGATACCGCTAGGGTCTGTCCCTGTAGTGTTGGCCTCCCCAGTGGCCCTTTAGGCAGGTGGGTGGCACCGTTAACCTTCCTCTGACCCGACCATCGTGTCAAGGCTGCTGTTGTCCTGGCTGCCTGGCCGCTGCTCGCTCAGAGGGGAGCAGATGGGCCAGTGTGAATCATTGTACCCCTGTCTCTTCTGAGCCCCTGTGGCTTTGCACAAACATGTCGAAGTGCTTGGTGGTTGTAGGAGCTGAGCTTCATTATTTGACAGCTCGTTTCTTTAGGTCATTTCCCATCCTGTCAGATGAAATCAGCaagggtttggtttggtttggttggaTTGGGAGAGTGGGCAGTTAGATGGAATAAACAGAAAGGGTGAGGTGATTTAAAGCTGATCTTGTGTGTAATTGCTCTGGAGAACTTGGCAGAGTAGACTGCCCTTGCTGACTTCTTCCCCTCAGAGAGCCTCGCTCGTTTCCAGCACACGCCATTCAGGACAGTCCCTGGAGATGAGTGCTTTGGGTTAAGTTGcgaatctctctcttttccatgTGAACCCACCCAATCATCCCCTCCTCCCTTAGCTCCATATTGACCCCGTGCAGCGAGGGACAGCCAGGGGTGCCTGTTGTCTGTCGGGCTGGGATTTGCCACGAGGCTGGTAGTTGGTGTCTGGCTCCTGTGTGTGTGCTGGGCTCAGGTGGCCCAGGTGGGGACTGGGGTCCAGTCTCACCAGCGCCTGGTTTGGGTGGGCAGATGTCTACACTGCGCAGTGGTCGAAAGAAGCAgccagccagccctgatggtcgcACCTCGCCCATCAGTGAAGACATTCGCTCCAGTGGCCGGAACTCCCCCAGCGCTGCCAGCACTTCCAGCAATGACAGTAAAGCAGAGACAGTGAAGAAGTCAGCCAAGGTGAGGTGCTGGGGGTGGGTAGTGGGGCTCCTCGGCCCCACCctcccattaaaacctgggctgctggagtTGGTATTCAGCTTCCTCAGACATGGGTCCGCAGGTTGTTTGTGGAGCCTCTTGGGACCCCAGCATTGCCCTGGCCTAGGGACCAGACTGCGGCCTGGAGGAAGGGGGTCCAGCATAGCTCCCAGCACTGACCTTTCGGGGCTTCCTCTGCCTCGAGTTTCCCGAGGCCTCAGAGGCAGAAGGTGGAGGGTGATTGGAAAGGCTCCCTCCCCTCAAAGCCAAGTTAATCCCATCCCCAGACACTTGTTCCTTCCTGGCCCCAGCTGGCCCCTTCCAGAGCTGTCTTGCTGCTGGAGATGGAGCTCAGAATGTGGGAGTAAGATGTCGGCAAACAGTCCTCATTTCCTCCTTGAGGCTGATGGGACGTCTTCCCTTGGCCTGATGCTCCTTGTGGGCTTTCCCACTGCAGAAGGTGAAGGAGGAAGCCTCGTCCCCTCTTAAGAGTACCAAGCGCCAGCGAGAGAAGGTGGCCTCTGATACAGAGGAGGCTGACAGGACGAGCTCCAAGAAGACAAAAACCCAGGTAAGGTGTACAGTTGAGCCAGGTTGACTATAGCTGAGCCACGTTGACTACAGCTGGCAGCTAGTGTCCCTTGAGAAGCCCGCAGCCCACATTCTCCCTGGGAGGTGGCCTGAGGTTACTGGTCATCTGCACACATCTTTGTCATCTGCCAGGCACTAGCAACCAGAGGGCAGAGAGAACCCCAGCTCTCCTAGAGATTCCATCCCTCCCTTCTCTGACCCTAGGAGATCAGCCGGCCCAACTCGCCATCCGAAGGCGAGGGAGAGAGTTCGGACAGCCGCAGTGTCAACGATGAGGGCAGCAGTGACCCCAAAGACATCGACCAGGACAATCGCAGCACGTCCCCCAGcatccccagcccccaggacaACGAGAGTGACTCGGACTCTTCTGCCCAGCAGCAGATGCTGCAGGCTCAGCCCTCAACCTTGCAGGCTCCCAgtggggctgctccagctccctcTGCCGCCCCGCCGGGAACCCCCCAGCTTCCCACACCAGGGCCCACACCCTCTGCCACCGCAGTCCCTCCACAGGGCTCCCCCTCGGTCTCCCAGCCCCCCAACCAGCCGCAGGCTCCCACGGCTCCTGTTCCCCATGCCCATATCCAGCAGGCACCTTCCCTGCACCCCCAGCGGCTGCCCTCACCACATCCCCCACTGCAGCCTCTGACCGGGCCGGCTGGCCAGGCCTCTGCCCCGCCTCATACCCAACCCCCACTGCATAGTCAGGCCCCCCCTGGCCCTCACAGCCTCCAGGCTGGGCCCATGCTGCAGCACCCAGGTCCCCCTCAGCCTTTTggcctccctccccaggcctcccaggcAGCAGCTCATCCTCACACCTCCCTGCAGCCTCCAGCCTCTCAGTCAGCACTGCAGCCCCAGCAGCCCCCACGGGAGCAGCCCCTGCCACCAGCACCCTTGGCCATGCCACACATCAAGCCCCCACCCACCACACCCATCCCCCAGCTGCCGGCACCACAGGCCCACAAGCACCCACCTCACCTCTCAGGGCCCTCACCCTTCTCCATGAATGCCAacctcccaccccctccagcaCTGAAGCCCCTGAGCTCCCTGTCTACACACCATCCCCCGTcggcccaccccccacccctgcagctGATGCCTCAGAGCCAgccactgccctcctcccccgcccAGCCTCCTGTGCTGACCCAGACCCAGAGCTTGCCCCCTGCTGCTGCCTCCCATCCCCCGACAGGCCTCCACCAGGTGGCCCCCCAGCCCCCATTCGCCCAGCACCCCTTTGTCCCTGGGGGCCCTCCTCCTATCACCCCTCCAAcctgcccctccacctccaccccacctGCGGGACCCTGCCCCTCGGCCCAGCCACCTTGCTCTGCTGCTGTTTCTTC
This genomic interval carries:
- the RERE gene encoding arginine-glutamic acid dipeptide repeats protein isoform X4; amino-acid sequence: MFKPVKEEDDGLSGKHSMRTRRSRGSMSTLRSGRKKQPASPDGRTSPISEDIRSSGRNSPSAASTSSNDSKAETVKKSAKKVKEEASSPLKSTKRQREKVASDTEEADRTSSKKTKTQEISRPNSPSEGEGESSDSRSVNDEGSSDPKDIDQDNRSTSPSIPSPQDNESDSDSSAQQQMLQAQPSTLQAPSGAAPAPSAAPPGTPQLPTPGPTPSATAVPPQGSPSVSQPPNQPQAPTAPVPHAHIQQAPSLHPQRLPSPHPPLQPLTGPAGQASAPPHTQPPLHSQAPPGPHSLQAGPMLQHPGPPQPFGLPPQASQAAAHPHTSLQPPASQSALQPQQPPREQPLPPAPLAMPHIKPPPTTPIPQLPAPQAHKHPPHLSGPSPFSMNANLPPPPALKPLSSLSTHHPPSAHPPPLQLMPQSQPLPSSPAQPPVLTQTQSLPPAAASHPPTGLHQVAPQPPFAQHPFVPGGPPPITPPTCPSTSTPPAGPCPSAQPPCSAAVSSGGSVPGGAACPLPTVQIKEEALDDTEEPESPPPPPRSPSPEPTVVDTPSHASQSARFYKHLDRGYNSCARTDLYFMPLAGSKLAKKREEAIEKAKREAEQKAREEREREKEKEKEREREREREAERATKASSSAHEGRLSDPQLTGPGHMRPSFEPPPTTIAAVPPYIGPDTPALRTLSEYARPHVMSPTNRNHPFYMPLNPTDPLLAYHMPGLYNVDPTIRERELREREIREREIRERELRERMKPGFEVKPPELDPLHPATNPMEHFARHSALTIPPTAGPHPFASFHPGLNPLERERLALAGPQLRPEMSYPDRLAAERIHAERMASLTSDPLARLQMFNVTPHHHQHSHIHSHLHLHQQDPLHQGSAGPVHPLVDPLTAGPHLARFPYPPGTLPNPLLGQPPHEHEMLRHPVFGTPYPRDLPGAIPPPMSAAHQLQAMHAQSAELQRLAMEQQWLHGHPHMHGGHLPSQEDYYSRLKKEGDKQL